One segment of Anatilimnocola aggregata DNA contains the following:
- a CDS encoding DUF1501 domain-containing protein, with protein MLTLIDSRRGFSRRSFLQVGSLALGGLALPQLLAAKAAGAANAKVLRDKAVVFLFMHGGPSQIETFDPKMSAPAEIRSVTGEVQTKLPGVTFGGTFPQLAERADRLAIVRSFTFGGRSDHDLRPIAGRESLDANLGTCYSRVVGAIRPGTGMPTNVVLFPRSVDPTAGPNNNVVWGRFDSTGPFGAAYAPLIPGTVSSGGSLQQDMQLTLPLDRLDGRRQLLASLDGVKRQLQVPEFDDYRRQAFETIIGGVGKAFDLSQEDQRVIDRYDTSRLCNPESVRLGPDGKQKGFYPRYVDHGKTLGKELLLARRLVEAGCGFITVTTNFAWDHHADGNNPAMKEGMNFSGAVFDHAVSVFLDDLRERGLEDKVLLVATGEMGRTPKLQSDGGRNHWPHSAPLLLAGGGLPMGQVIGQSTRDAGQPATEPVTVENLHATMLHTLLDIGQLRLQTQFQEVIRIATAAEPITGLTL; from the coding sequence ATGTTGACCTTGATCGATAGTCGTCGTGGCTTCTCGCGCCGGTCCTTTTTGCAAGTTGGTAGTCTGGCCTTGGGCGGGCTCGCTCTACCGCAGTTGCTGGCCGCCAAGGCGGCGGGGGCGGCTAATGCGAAGGTGCTCCGCGACAAAGCGGTCGTCTTCTTATTTATGCACGGCGGCCCCAGCCAAATCGAAACCTTCGATCCGAAAATGTCGGCCCCGGCGGAGATCCGCAGCGTCACCGGCGAAGTACAAACGAAGCTCCCCGGCGTGACGTTCGGCGGCACGTTTCCGCAGTTGGCTGAGCGAGCGGACCGACTGGCGATCGTCCGCTCGTTCACGTTCGGAGGCCGCAGCGACCACGACCTCCGGCCGATCGCCGGCAGGGAATCGCTCGACGCCAATCTCGGTACGTGTTATTCCCGAGTCGTCGGTGCTATCCGGCCCGGCACGGGCATGCCCACCAACGTCGTGCTGTTCCCGCGGTCGGTCGATCCTACGGCAGGCCCGAATAATAACGTCGTGTGGGGCCGATTCGACAGTACCGGGCCGTTCGGCGCGGCCTACGCGCCGCTGATCCCCGGTACCGTCAGCAGCGGCGGCTCCCTGCAGCAGGACATGCAACTGACGCTGCCCCTCGATCGGCTGGACGGCCGCCGGCAATTGTTAGCCAGCCTCGACGGCGTGAAGCGGCAGTTGCAAGTTCCCGAGTTCGACGACTATCGGCGGCAGGCTTTCGAGACGATTATTGGCGGCGTGGGAAAAGCGTTTGATCTGTCGCAGGAGGACCAGAGGGTGATCGATCGATACGACACGAGCCGTCTCTGCAATCCGGAATCGGTCCGGCTGGGGCCAGACGGGAAACAAAAGGGCTTTTATCCCCGCTATGTCGACCACGGCAAGACGCTGGGCAAGGAACTCCTGCTGGCCCGTCGGCTGGTGGAAGCGGGGTGCGGGTTCATCACGGTGACGACGAATTTTGCCTGGGACCACCACGCCGACGGCAATAATCCTGCCATGAAGGAAGGCATGAATTTTTCGGGGGCCGTGTTCGATCACGCGGTGTCGGTCTTTCTCGACGACCTGCGCGAACGCGGGCTGGAAGACAAGGTGCTGCTGGTCGCGACGGGGGAGATGGGGCGGACGCCAAAACTTCAGTCGGACGGCGGACGCAATCACTGGCCCCACAGCGCGCCGCTGCTGCTCGCCGGCGGTGGCCTGCCGATGGGCCAGGTGATCGGCCAATCGACGCGCGACGCGGGCCAGCCGGCGACGGAGCCGGTAACGGTCGAGAACCTGCACGCGACCATGCTGCACACGCTGCTGGACATCGGGCAGTTGCGATTGCAAACCCAATTTCAGGAGGTGATCCGAATCGCCACCGCCGCCGAGCCGATTACCGGACTCACGTTGTAG
- a CDS encoding DUF1501 domain-containing protein — translation MADLLRLRAAAGQASHAPDTAVLFVWLAGGPPHLDMYDMKPNAPEEYRGPFQPIETTVPGLEVCELMPLHTKIADKYTVIRSIAHTFNDHGGGSKRFMTGRIPATPTETVNDAPSVISIVAKMREQLDLGLPNCVIAADGGRESVHTYAQGPAYLGPKYNAFGVGGNPNQPNFEIKNVTLHKNVEGRLDDRMQLLQSFDHLRRQVDASGTMGAMDSFHQKAISIMTSPRTREAFDLSQEPDALRDRYGRNSWGQRALLSRRLVEAGCSFVTCVLENPNLPNTFYNWDTHAVNHDNFIDMRQRLPLYDQVVTALVEDLYARGLDKKVLLVVTGEFGRSPRISQSSGGAKGMRYGREHWPQAMSVLVSGGGMRHGQVIGSTNSKGEHPHERELTPNDLWATVYKHLGINQHDAILDYTGRPQHLLPFGEPIRELV, via the coding sequence ATGGCGGATCTGCTGCGGTTGCGAGCGGCCGCGGGGCAGGCGAGCCACGCGCCGGATACGGCGGTGCTGTTCGTCTGGTTGGCCGGTGGCCCGCCGCACCTGGACATGTACGACATGAAGCCCAACGCGCCCGAGGAGTATCGCGGTCCGTTTCAGCCGATCGAGACGACGGTGCCGGGGCTGGAGGTGTGCGAGCTGATGCCACTGCATACGAAGATCGCGGACAAGTACACCGTCATCCGCAGCATCGCCCACACGTTCAACGACCACGGGGGCGGCAGCAAACGGTTCATGACCGGGCGAATTCCGGCCACGCCGACCGAGACGGTCAACGATGCCCCATCGGTGATCTCGATCGTCGCCAAGATGCGCGAGCAGCTCGATCTCGGCCTGCCGAATTGTGTGATCGCGGCTGATGGCGGACGGGAGAGTGTGCATACGTATGCTCAGGGGCCGGCCTACCTGGGGCCGAAATACAACGCTTTTGGAGTCGGCGGCAATCCCAATCAGCCGAACTTCGAGATCAAAAACGTCACACTGCACAAAAATGTCGAGGGGCGCCTCGATGACCGCATGCAATTGCTGCAGAGCTTTGATCACCTCCGGCGGCAGGTCGACGCCAGCGGCACAATGGGGGCCATGGACAGCTTCCATCAAAAGGCGATCAGCATCATGACCAGCCCGCGGACGCGCGAGGCGTTCGATCTCTCGCAGGAACCCGATGCACTCCGGGATCGCTACGGCCGAAACTCCTGGGGGCAGCGGGCGCTGCTCTCGCGGCGGCTTGTGGAGGCCGGGTGCAGCTTCGTTACTTGCGTGCTGGAGAATCCGAATCTGCCGAACACGTTTTACAACTGGGACACGCACGCCGTGAACCATGACAACTTCATCGACATGCGACAGCGTTTGCCACTCTACGACCAAGTGGTCACGGCGCTCGTCGAAGATCTGTACGCCCGCGGACTGGACAAGAAGGTGCTGCTGGTGGTCACGGGCGAATTTGGCCGCTCGCCAAGGATCAGCCAATCCAGCGGTGGGGCGAAGGGAATGCGTTACGGCCGCGAGCATTGGCCGCAGGCGATGTCGGTTCTTGTGAGCGGCGGCGGCATGCGGCACGGGCAAGTGATTGGCTCGACCAACAGCAAGGGTGAGCACCCACACGAGCGCGAGCTCACGCCCAACGACCTCTGGGCAACGGTCTACAAGCATCTTGGCATCAACCAACACGACGCGATCCTCGATTACACGGGCCGCCCGCAGCATTTGCTGCCGTTTGGAGAGCCGATTCGGGAGCTGGTGTAG
- a CDS encoding LamG-like jellyroll fold domain-containing protein: protein MNTIDGDLEALFNRLVDGIASEADEKQLGELLRSRPEVRRAYREFMSLHAALHWDFVAALSPEVAGKNSLKSPPAVSFPASPMGWMLAFAAGTIIASVVAIFWPRTNVDRAPNEIVATHQPRETTNPAPKTDVIAALLVDQVGAEFAEGRAPDGIRIGPGEYELLKGIVHLRFAQGADVVIASPARLDVRDAQHTRLVYGNVRVTAPSTARGFTIATDAADYVDLGTEFGLRVDHRNGASDLYVFDGQVNVADPRTGKVLSEVMEGESSRYVDGAAETVPEIDEQAFPTPGAIGFQRWQQYEQEMRADNRLLAFYPFRRTSDESALVNSRTETEMPAGRIEGARWTTGRWPGKEALLFDRDTDFVQLNIPGEHDELTIAVWLKLDRLDFVFNAILNSDGYDLGHVHLQLTRQGHPRGGVAVAGQYEDRLVGSPVPLGQWTHVASVLSRETRSHRVYVNGILALERHWRTDQVLHPGSCRLGNWLALEGDQVTTRALRGRVDELAIWNRNLSVDEIKKLFEVGRPGMLGSDK from the coding sequence ATGAATACGATCGATGGAGACCTCGAAGCCCTGTTTAATCGACTCGTGGATGGCATTGCTTCGGAAGCGGACGAGAAACAGCTGGGCGAATTGTTACGCTCCCGCCCCGAAGTTCGCCGCGCATATCGGGAATTCATGAGTTTGCATGCAGCCCTTCATTGGGATTTTGTGGCCGCGTTATCGCCAGAAGTCGCAGGCAAAAATTCGCTGAAGTCGCCGCCTGCCGTTTCGTTTCCAGCATCGCCAATGGGCTGGATGCTGGCTTTCGCGGCCGGAACAATCATTGCCAGCGTCGTTGCAATTTTCTGGCCGAGGACGAATGTTGATCGTGCTCCGAATGAAATCGTTGCGACACACCAACCGCGAGAAACCACGAATCCCGCGCCCAAGACCGATGTCATTGCGGCACTCTTGGTCGATCAAGTAGGAGCTGAATTTGCGGAAGGTCGAGCGCCCGATGGGATTCGCATTGGTCCGGGCGAGTACGAGTTGCTCAAAGGAATAGTGCATTTACGATTCGCCCAGGGAGCGGACGTCGTCATCGCCAGTCCGGCGCGACTGGATGTCCGCGACGCACAACATACTCGGCTGGTCTATGGCAACGTGCGCGTCACGGCTCCGTCAACCGCGCGGGGTTTCACGATCGCAACCGACGCGGCAGACTACGTGGACCTGGGAACGGAGTTTGGTCTGCGCGTCGATCATCGGAATGGCGCGAGCGACCTGTATGTGTTCGACGGGCAAGTGAATGTCGCGGATCCTCGGACGGGAAAAGTGTTGTCCGAAGTCATGGAGGGTGAGTCGTCGCGTTATGTGGACGGTGCAGCCGAGACGGTGCCAGAAATTGACGAGCAGGCGTTCCCGACCCCTGGAGCGATTGGATTTCAGCGTTGGCAGCAATACGAACAAGAGATGCGAGCGGATAATCGGCTGTTGGCGTTTTATCCGTTTCGCCGCACTTCGGACGAGAGTGCGTTGGTCAATTCGCGCACCGAAACTGAAATGCCCGCCGGTCGGATCGAGGGCGCACGCTGGACGACCGGACGTTGGCCGGGCAAAGAGGCGTTGCTCTTTGATCGAGACACGGATTTCGTGCAGCTAAACATTCCCGGCGAACATGACGAACTGACGATCGCTGTTTGGCTGAAACTCGATCGGCTTGATTTCGTGTTCAATGCGATTCTTAACTCCGACGGATACGACCTGGGGCACGTTCACTTGCAGTTGACGCGACAAGGACATCCTCGCGGCGGCGTGGCGGTCGCGGGGCAGTATGAGGACCGGCTCGTTGGGAGTCCAGTTCCCCTAGGTCAGTGGACTCACGTTGCCTCGGTGCTGTCGCGAGAAACGCGTTCGCACCGCGTGTACGTGAACGGCATTCTGGCACTTGAGCGACACTGGAGAACAGACCAAGTCCTACATCCCGGTTCGTGTCGGCTGGGGAATTGGCTTGCTCTTGAAGGTGATCAGGTGACAACCCGCGCGCTACGCGGCCGGGTGGACGAACTGGCGATCTGGAACCGCAATTTGTCGGTGGATGAAATCAAGAAGCTGTTCGAGGTAGGACGTCCGGGAATGCTGGGAAGCGACAAGTAG
- a CDS encoding sigma-70 family RNA polymerase sigma factor, translating to MTDSDRRGWPLMASAEFVAQITRVQRQLHAFILSMVWNATEADDILQQTNLVLWGKAAEFDATRPFLPWAMQFAQWQALAWLKTRRRQQQRVVIDDDLAKLLADEAAADEQMFEARRNALASCLQKLRPEQRELIARRYEPEATVTALAAAGGVTAKAFSDRLRRIRHALLECIERTIAEEAFS from the coding sequence GTGACCGATTCTGATCGGCGAGGCTGGCCGCTGATGGCATCCGCTGAGTTTGTAGCACAGATCACCCGAGTGCAACGGCAGCTGCACGCCTTCATCCTGTCGATGGTTTGGAACGCCACCGAAGCGGATGACATCTTACAGCAGACAAACCTGGTGCTTTGGGGAAAGGCGGCGGAGTTTGACGCCACTCGCCCTTTTCTCCCCTGGGCGATGCAGTTTGCTCAATGGCAGGCCCTTGCGTGGCTAAAGACGCGCAGGCGGCAGCAGCAACGGGTGGTGATCGACGACGATCTCGCGAAGTTGCTGGCGGACGAGGCGGCAGCGGATGAGCAGATGTTTGAGGCCCGGCGTAATGCGCTCGCGTCATGTCTGCAAAAGCTGAGGCCAGAGCAACGCGAACTCATTGCTCGGCGCTATGAACCGGAGGCAACGGTGACTGCACTGGCCGCGGCCGGCGGAGTGACTGCTAAGGCATTTTCGGATCGGCTCAGGCGCATACGACACGCACTTCTGGAGTGTATCGAGAGGACTATCGCCGAGGAGGCCTTCTCATGA
- a CDS encoding helix-turn-helix domain-containing protein, with the protein MADDFLQPREAARRLGITVTTLYDWLSQSDYGLLRIRGERVTVAYLQAGPSGHGRIRISESEVERLLEFMRVKPKRIVTRHPPTQRTAFPGITVPLGRPNQT; encoded by the coding sequence ATGGCCGACGATTTCCTGCAACCGCGAGAGGCCGCGCGTCGCTTAGGGATCACGGTCACGACCCTTTATGACTGGCTCAGTCAATCAGACTATGGGTTGCTCAGAATCCGCGGCGAACGCGTCACCGTTGCTTACCTGCAAGCAGGTCCGTCAGGCCATGGGCGGATTCGTATCTCGGAGAGCGAAGTAGAGCGGCTGCTGGAGTTCATGCGAGTGAAACCGAAACGGATCGTCACGCGGCACCCTCCTACCCAGCGGACTGCTTTCCCTGGTATTACTGTTCCGTTAGGCCGACCGAATCAGACCTAA